In Astatotilapia calliptera chromosome 16, fAstCal1.2, whole genome shotgun sequence, one genomic interval encodes:
- the LOC113007329 gene encoding olfactory receptor 6N2-like, translating into MDVKLNVTLLTLGGFAELHKYRYLYFVVIFTLYILILCFNSTIVYLIWTHKNLHEPMYIFIAALLINSVLYSMIIYPKLLSDVLSEKQTISYPLCLFQGFSYYTSAGSEFLLLAAMAYDRYVSICKPLQYPVIMNRITINVFLILAWLIPAFEIAVSFVLYFNIKLCSFTLTGIFCNNSIYRLQCVPSVTISIYGVVTLINIALLPMLFILFTYIRILRISYNCCRETRRKALKTCLPHLLVLINFSCFIVFDSVIIRLDSDLSKTLRLTLTFQSILFHPLLNPIIYGLKMNEIFRHIKSLLCQV; encoded by the coding sequence atggatgttaaattaaatgtaacattGTTAACTCTTGGTGGGTTTGCAGAATTGCACAAATACAGATACCTTTATTTTGTGGTTATATTCACGTTATATATTCTGATACTCTGCTTTAATTCCACTATAGTGTACCTTATTTGGACTCACAAAAACCTTCATGAGccaatgtatatttttattgcagCTTTGTTAATCAACTCTGTTCTTTACAGCATGATTATCTATCCGAAGCTCTTATCTGATGTTttgtctgaaaaacaaactataTCGTATCCACTCTGTCTTTTCCAAGGATTTTCGTATTACACCTCAGCTGGGTCAGAGTTTTTACTGTTGGCAGCAATGGCATATGACAGGTATGTGTCTATATGCAAACCCCTGCAATATCCAGTTATTATGAATAGAATAACTATAAATGTGTTTCTGATTTTAGCTTGGCTTATACCTGCTTTTGAGATTGCAGTGTcatttgtgctttattttaatataaaactcTGTAGTTTTACTCTGACAGGAATTTTTTGTAACAATTCAATTTACAGGCTTCAGTGTGTGCCGTCAGTCACAATATCTATATATGGTGTGGTCACGTTGATAAATATTGCCCTTCTACCAATGCTTTTCATACTTTTTACATATATAAGGATTCTTAGAATATCTTACAATTGTTGTagagaaacaaggagaaaagcTCTAAAGACATGTTTACCCCACTTGCTGGTGTTAATCaacttttcatgttttattgtttttgattCAGTTATAATTAGACTGGATTCCGATCTGTCGAAAACTCTTCGCTTGACATTGACGTTTCAGTCAATTTTATTCCATCCTCTTTTAAATCCAATCATATATGGACTCAAAATGAATGAGATTTTTAGACATATCAAGTCATTGTTGTGTCAAGTTTAA